In one Parvibaculum sp. genomic region, the following are encoded:
- a CDS encoding DUF192 domain-containing protein, which produces MRAASLAAVLIAGLALWACAPLAGAETTLNVETAAGTTHRFTVELARSDEEIRRGLMFRESLDEDAGMLFFYSQCRIAHFWMKNTLIPLDMIFIEADGRIASIAAMTEPLSLDIHASGVPVNGVLEIGGGVAAARGIAPGDYVRHPWFGEGGAAVCG; this is translated from the coding sequence ATGCGTGCCGCGTCGCTTGCCGCCGTTCTGATTGCGGGGCTCGCCCTTTGGGCCTGTGCGCCGCTGGCCGGCGCGGAGACGACGCTCAATGTCGAGACGGCGGCAGGCACGACGCATCGTTTCACCGTCGAGCTGGCGCGGAGCGACGAGGAAATCCGGCGGGGGTTGATGTTCCGCGAGAGCCTCGACGAGGACGCGGGCATGCTCTTTTTCTATTCCCAATGCCGGATCGCCCATTTCTGGATGAAGAACACGCTTATTCCGCTCGACATGATCTTCATCGAGGCCGACGGGCGGATCGCTTCCATCGCGGCGATGACCGAGCCGCTGTCGCTCGACATTCATGCCTCCGGCGTGCCGGTCAACGGGGTGCTGGAAATCGGCGGCGGGGTTGCGGCGGCGCGTGGCATAGCGCCCGGCGACTATGTCCGCCACCCGTGGTTCGGCGAGGGCGGGGCGGCTGTTTGCGGCTGA
- a CDS encoding gamma carbonic anhydrase family protein: MAIYAIGDAKPILPPEGEYWIAPNAQVMGNVKLEKNASVWFGAVLRGDNELITIGENSNVQDGSVLHTDPGSPLTIERDVTIGHMVMLHGCTIGAGSLVGIGSIILNNTRIGKGCLIGANTLIAEGKDIPDYSMVLGAPGKIIRTLDKETAEALRLSSDHYVQNWKRYASGMKRLD, translated from the coding sequence ATGGCCATTTACGCCATCGGCGATGCGAAGCCGATCCTGCCGCCGGAGGGCGAATACTGGATTGCGCCAAATGCGCAGGTGATGGGCAATGTGAAGCTGGAGAAGAACGCCAGCGTCTGGTTCGGCGCGGTGTTGCGCGGCGACAACGAGCTCATCACCATCGGCGAGAACTCCAACGTGCAGGACGGTTCGGTGCTGCACACCGATCCCGGTTCGCCGCTGACCATCGAGCGCGACGTCACCATCGGCCATATGGTGATGCTGCATGGTTGCACCATCGGTGCGGGCAGCCTCGTCGGCATCGGCAGCATCATCCTCAACAATACGCGCATCGGGAAAGGTTGCCTCATCGGGGCCAATACGCTGATCGCGGAAGGCAAGGACATTCCCGACTATTCGATGGTGCTCGGCGCGCCGGGCAAGATCATCCGCACGCTCGACAAGGAAACGGCCGAGGCATTGCGGCTGTCCTCCGACCACTATGTCCAGAACTGGAAGCGGTATGCTTCGGGCATGAAGCGTCTCGACTGA
- a CDS encoding PhoX family phosphatase codes for MTRRKTSETGSIGEAMEAADDRPVARAMAPTLGELWSRRLARRDVLKGIGKAALLASASALPLAACGDTSGFAPDDIFGFAEVPHGVDETHHVGAGHSADILIRWGDPVLPGAPEFDPLNQSAERQLQQFGYNNDYVGFVPLPYGSRSSDRGLLCIHHEYTNDDLMHPGLVPAPGQNPLELFTREIAEISMAAHGGSIVEVARGKDRKWNVVRDSAYNRRITPLATPMRISGPAAGHPRLQTSEDPEGRTVMGTLNNCAGGITPWGTWLMSEENINFYFMGTPNDEIEATNHARIGIPAPFSYPWGRWHKRFDVAAEPREPNRYGWIVEVDPLDPASTPVKRTALGRFKHEGCENALTKDGRLAIYSGDDQQFEYMYKFVSRDKVNTKDRTANAALLDEGVLYVARFDADGSGSWLPLIHGQNGLDETNGFADQADVLIEARRAGDILGATPLDRPEDVEPHPVTGKVYAALTNAKERTADKVDAVNPRAGNLWGQIVEMTPGGGDHASENFTWTLLVKCGDPSDPAIGAAWNEETSADGWFACPDNVAIDAKGRLWVATDQGSGWHAASGTADGLYALATGGDKRGVARQLFRAPIGAEVCGPIFTPDASALFLAVQHPAADGTVNFAGFNRRSTYADPATRWPDFDANMPVRPSLLVITAGKGSPVGG; via the coding sequence ATGACGCGACGGAAAACATCGGAGACCGGCAGCATCGGCGAGGCGATGGAAGCGGCCGACGACAGGCCCGTGGCCCGCGCCATGGCGCCGACGCTCGGCGAACTCTGGAGCCGCCGCCTCGCCCGCCGCGACGTGCTGAAAGGCATCGGCAAGGCAGCGCTGCTTGCGTCCGCAAGCGCCCTGCCGCTGGCCGCCTGCGGCGACACGTCCGGCTTTGCGCCCGACGATATTTTCGGCTTCGCGGAAGTGCCGCATGGCGTCGACGAAACCCATCACGTGGGGGCCGGTCACAGCGCCGACATCCTGATCCGCTGGGGCGACCCGGTTTTGCCGGGCGCACCGGAATTCGACCCGCTGAACCAGAGCGCCGAACGCCAATTGCAGCAGTTCGGATATAACAACGACTATGTCGGTTTCGTCCCGCTGCCATATGGCTCGCGGTCGAGCGACCGCGGCCTGCTTTGTATTCATCACGAATACACCAATGACGATCTGATGCATCCGGGCCTCGTTCCGGCGCCGGGACAGAACCCGCTTGAGCTTTTCACCCGCGAGATCGCCGAAATCTCGATGGCCGCGCATGGCGGCAGCATCGTCGAGGTCGCACGCGGCAAGGACCGCAAGTGGAACGTCGTGCGCGACAGCGCCTACAACCGCCGCATCACGCCGCTTGCAACCCCGATGCGGATTTCCGGTCCGGCAGCCGGCCATCCGCGCCTGCAAACCTCCGAGGACCCCGAAGGCCGCACGGTCATGGGCACGCTCAACAATTGCGCCGGCGGCATCACACCCTGGGGCACTTGGCTGATGTCGGAAGAAAACATCAACTTCTATTTCATGGGCACACCGAACGACGAAATCGAGGCGACGAACCACGCGCGCATCGGCATTCCCGCCCCCTTCTCCTATCCCTGGGGCCGCTGGCACAAGCGTTTCGACGTCGCCGCCGAACCGCGCGAACCCAACCGCTACGGCTGGATCGTCGAGGTCGATCCGCTCGATCCGGCATCGACGCCGGTAAAGCGCACGGCGCTCGGCCGCTTCAAACATGAGGGCTGCGAGAACGCACTGACGAAGGACGGCCGCCTTGCGATCTATTCCGGCGACGATCAGCAATTCGAATACATGTACAAGTTCGTCAGCCGCGACAAGGTGAATACAAAAGACCGCACCGCCAACGCGGCGCTGCTCGATGAGGGCGTGCTCTATGTCGCCCGCTTCGACGCAGACGGCAGCGGAAGCTGGCTGCCCCTGATCCACGGACAAAACGGCCTCGACGAAACGAACGGATTCGCGGACCAGGCCGATGTTCTGATCGAAGCGCGTCGCGCCGGGGACATTCTCGGCGCCACACCGCTCGACCGCCCGGAAGATGTCGAACCGCATCCCGTCACCGGCAAGGTCTATGCCGCACTGACCAACGCAAAGGAACGCACCGCCGACAAGGTCGATGCCGTCAACCCGCGCGCCGGCAATCTCTGGGGCCAGATTGTCGAGATGACGCCCGGCGGCGGCGACCACGCATCGGAAAATTTCACATGGACGCTGCTGGTCAAATGCGGCGATCCCTCCGACCCCGCAATCGGCGCGGCGTGGAACGAGGAAACATCGGCCGACGGCTGGTTCGCCTGTCCCGACAATGTCGCCATCGATGCCAAGGGCCGGCTCTGGGTCGCAACCGATCAGGGCTCGGGCTGGCACGCGGCGTCGGGCACCGCGGACGGCCTTTATGCACTGGCGACCGGCGGCGACAAGCGCGGCGTCGCCCGCCAGTTGTTCCGTGCACCGATTGGCGCCGAGGTCTGCGGTCCCATATTCACGCCCGATGCCTCGGCCCTCTTTCTTGCCGTTCAGCATCCGGCCGCCGACGGCACGGTGAACTTCGCGGGCTTCAATCGCCGCTCGACCTATGCCGATCCGGCCACGCGCTGGCCCGATTTCGACGCCAACATGCCGGTGCGGCCGTCGCTTCTGGTCATCACCGCCGGGAAAGGCAGCCCCGTCGGCGGCTGA